The genomic segment AGAGCACTAGATATTTCTGTCGGGTGAATTCTTTTTCGTATGAGATTGTAATAATATGACTTCATACATGACAGATGAACTGAACAGGCTTTAACTCAGATGTTGTCTATTTAATGCCATTCCACTTTACGAATTCCATGGTGATGATCTTACGCAGGTGGTTAGCTTAACGAGGCTTCGAAGACCCTCATTCACAGCACCAAGTTCAAATGTAGAGCATCTTCCAATCATGGCAGATAATGTGCTTTATGACATAGATAGCACAACTAGTGCTTCATCTTCTGATTCTGACAGTAACTCTCTTGAAAAGACAAACAAAGTCCCATCCTTGAAAAGGCCAGAAATCTCTGTTCGGATTAGCGAAAAAGATACAAATGAAGACCTAAAAAACAATCAAGTCCAGAGCTCTACTGTTATAGGGCAGCAGCATCAGAGATTGCACAAAACGAGCTCATTGAAACAGAAgccattgaatcaaacacatAATTCAGTTCCATCCTTGAAACCAAAGCGAGTAACACACGCTAGTAGAGAAAACAGAAGCAGGGGCCTCCTACCAAACTAAGGACGTAGCAGCACATAAGAGATTGGTTTACTTAGTATTTTCAGTTAGATTTCATGGCTATATCTTAGGCATCTGTAgatgaaattttgaattatgaaCATGGCTAGTGACTGCTGTTAAAATTCTCAATAtttctttttgaaaatttatcTGCAAAGCCTAAAGAAATCTTGTGGCACTTTGAGTTATTGGTGTTATGGTACATCATTCTCGAATATTTATGCAGATTGAGATCATTTTAATTTAGTAGAAATTTAAGTTCCTTAACAGAAGGTGGCTGTTTTGGTTGTAGAttcacaaattttaaatatgatttatcAAGAGCAGGTGGGTCATCCTATTCTTATATACTAATATGGGTAAGATGTTGGAGTTTTTGTCACTATCCTTGTTATAAAAACAAACCCTTTTATTTGCAACTAGTGAGATTTGGATTTAAAAAACCCAACTTCTCAAGTATTTATTTAGTTGAGCTTTTCTGAAactttttgttttcttcaaaaaagAGCTGTGCTTGCTTGACATTTGGTTTCTTAAATATAAGAATGAAAGCTTAAATTTTAGAGTAAATTAAGGTCACAGGGCCAACACTATGTATAAGatgtatttttatattcaaCACCACATTCTATATAGTTTAGAACAATCATATATTCTAATCATCACGAACTGTGTCAAGTAATACATATGTGCTATAAAGATCTGTATGTGTGTACGACAGTGAAGAGCAAAAAAGAGGGAAAAAAAAGCAGAAAACAATAAAGAGAAAGCCACAATGTATAGCGGTAGCACGAAAGAGACCCTAAGGCCAGATAGAGTCATTCATATCAGTCTGATCCATAACCATGTCCATGTTAAAAAGGGACCTGGCAGCCCGACGAGATTGTGTGTTCCCAGACGAGGGAGATGCATTTTCTGGCGACGACAATTGCCGCATATGCATGTGCACAACTTCTGCCTGTGCAAAGGCCAATTGAGTCTGCAGTGAATCAATCTGTTGTTGTAAAGAAGATATGGCTCCTACGCAGCCGTAAACTGGATCCCTAATCCTCGCATTTGCTTCGTAAACCATGGAACTAACAGCATCGCCTCTTTGATCCTCTGGTAATTCCTGCAAGTTCCAAATTCAGTCACATTTTAATGTTTCCTGGATAACCATGTCATACAGCCTCCTTTGCGGTTTTCAAACTTATCGAGTCTAACTAATGTAAAATCTTCATTCTATCCCAGCTACGACCGAAGCTTAATAAAATGATAAGcaaaacaaatatttaaaaatgttcTGAATCACAAATTAAAAGAGGCGAAGTTACAAGTTTTATCTTTTAGTCGAACATTGAAAAATCAGAGAAAGATACAGAGAAAAGTGGTGTCAATTGGTCCTGGAGCACGCCTTTACTATTGATTCTTTTGGCTTTGTGTATCCAATCAGCTAAAGGAGAAGACTGAACCTTTACCAAGTGAGAAGCGTACTGCTTTATCTCTGATAATAGATCGTGAACATTATTTGATCTTAATTGTAGAACAGAACAACCTATCTTTAATAACtttttacataaattatatgTTGAAATAGGGATATTAACCTGCAGCATCTTGTTGACATTGCTGGCACCAAACACCTTATGAACACTAGCAAACTTGTGGGGTTCATCGGCTGGAAAATAAGGGGCGAACACGCAATCCTGCCCACATCTCCGCCGCAGAAGCTTGCACGCTGCGCATGGGCACGCCGCCCCTTGTTTTCTACTGCCATCCTTCATTTCATTTACTTCTATATGTATCATGTATATGTATTCACAGCATTAATTCTTTATATTTACTTTAACTAGAAGGTTAGATTAGAGATGAGggaaggagttgaatttgtttGGGGGttttatatttgaatatatGGATATGCATGCATGCTTTATGTAAATTCTTGGATAGGTCCTACCACAGAAGGAGCTTTTGATTTTGGTGGGGAAAAGTGTTGTTCTTTCTTACTTTTTGTCCCCAGGGACTTTTATCTTATTGTGCcacaaatattttgaatattttttttagtattATATAATATGCAATTAGCAGTGGACAATTGAATAATTATCTCGCAATctcagattttttaaaaaatgaaaatgaatatatatagattaatatcaaattttactttaaataaataaaggtGTCCACAGAGTAAATATTGTATCGATCAATGCCATTTTCACATTGTATTCATTGAAGGAAAAATAAAAAGTCAATATCTAACgccaaatcatttttttaacaaaaagaaAGAATCACTTAAATCAAACGAAACTGCCATTTTTAGGGTTTAGGAAAtacaatattaaaaaaaaaatgacaaatCATCCGATTTAATCTTTTTCCATGTGACACCAATGAAACACTACCATTACATggacatttatatatatatatatatatatatatataatattacatCAACCCTCcatatttctttaaaaaaactaaTATAACCAGAAGTTGAAATATACAAAACTAAAACTGaccaaaatcataaaatttaaaatactgtTGATAGATGTACAATTTCGATATGCTTCATCAACTCCAACAGATGTGTGTCATCTCAGCTGTGAACACAAAGATGAATATGGTTGATGGACATCATCTCaaaactctatatatatatatatatatatatatataatatttgaaaggtcaAAATGGGGAGTCCAAAATGGTAGTTGTAGAAGTTATATTACCGTTGAAGATTGATTACATTGGACCGCACGAGACAAGGGAGTAATGACGGTGCACACTAAATTTATTTTGTCGCTCACGCCTTTGTGGGATTATTGCCCTCCCTCCTTTTGTTGTGATGATAATCATTAATTTAATTCAATTGTCCAATAACATAATTGAGAACTAAACTTATTTTAGGGTGGAAattcaatatatttttttcaaaaaaaaaataatgaaaataaatgaaattattcataatttttttttatttggtcGAAAAATccataatataatatacatTTTATAATAACTTATGAATTGACTatctataattataataatagtagatgtcttgtgagacggtccctatcgatattcacaataaaaagtaatactcttaacataaaaaataatattttttcatagatgacccaaataagagatccgtctcacaaaatacgacacatgagatcgtctcacacaatttttgtcttataataattatattaagcGTGAGCATTTTAGTGGTATGTGGTATAATTTTTTGGTTATTCGCACATATTACCctatttattttgataatttcaaatttaccccggtaatatattattatcatttatcgtttgaaaattttaataatcaCCATATTAGATTTATTATCTAATAGTGTaccaatttttatataaaaatttaataaatcaaaagacaaaattcaaaaaaataaataaattatacaaACACATAATGCGTGCACCGAAATGTCAGTCTATGTTTATCGGATGGCCTCACTGTGTTAGTGAAACTTGTAGATTAATCTAATCTGTTGGTAAAGTAGCAAACATAAGCTTTAAAGAATCTCATTTTTATCCATTGGCATGCGACTACTCATTCATGATTTCACTACATAAATATAATGGGAAAAATCAAATTGGGGAATTTAGAATTAGTAATTTTTCCCTTGaaggaaaatatatcaattttaaatataattttttacaaATGTTATTTTAACTTAAGGGTCAattctataaaaatatataaaggaTATTTTGCACAAAACCCTCATATATAGGATATTATTCTGACTAATAATATTGGGAGCAATTTAGACAATACCAAGCGAAGGAAATTGGGTTAATAATCAAATTTGGAATATTATACGTTTTCCGCAAATTAACATCAGTATTGATGGATCAAATATGTTAATATTTGGGAACATAGTAAAAGTTGTCGGCAATGTGCTAGGTAAGCGACAGACGGTATTCATGGAGGTGAGTGGCAAAACGCGTTAAGCTCATCTTAGGAGATTGCAAGAAGACGGACGAAACGAGTTGAGGGAACGTTATAAATAGTCCTCCCCTCGTTCCAGATCATAATTTCatcgagttttttttttaatcttataGCATTTGAGTGTTTAGTTCTATGATATTTGTGAATTGTTTGTtatcctgtattaagagagcatgtgttctctttggaaacataGTGAGTAGTTGTACACCATAAAGTATTATAacgaaattcttttcatcttgtccgtggttttcacgtaaatctcggtgtcctgttttatattttattttcatattattatctCGAGTTATCATACGTGGGATCAACAAaaatttctcattgaattttgcCTATTTTTTGGTTTTGATATTTTGTTATTAATGATATGACGTTGAAAAATAACACGTCGAAAAATAACGATACTCTATAGCTCCGCCAAAgtagattaaattaaattaacatgTATGAATCACTTCTCATTTGAATCTGagtcataatttaaataatttaatgttCTGCAACATTAAGGTCCACTGATATGTATTAAGCTTCGTTTTTAAAAAGTGTAGTTTTTGAAACCACAAAGATTTAACTATGGATGTATATCGTATCGTACCGTATCGAAAATTATATATTGTATATCATAATGAAAATTCCGGTACAAGAAAATTTATACCGATACcgtaccgtaccgaaatttttgATATAACGAAAATTTCGGTACATATAACTCTCatactaattatatttaaattgtaCGATATACCGAAAGTTTCAGTACGTTATCGATATATATATCGTTTTATACCGaaaaaatcttatattttaaaattttataaatttattgttttaaaatattttatatattttttatatattttttcgataatctggtatataccgaaattttcaaattgcatACAGTTACCGTACAGAAAAAGATATTGTAACCGTATTGTACCGAAATATTCGATATATCAAAAATTCAGTATTTTTTCGGTACAGTAATTGAGATATACCGAAATTCGTTATTTTTTTTCACCCCTAGATTTCACTATTAACGCCATTGATATACATATATGAACATGAAATAAATTACGTGGAATTAAAGATTGAACCTTggattaatattttcaaataagaaaaaattttgGCATTTCCTTTTCGAAGAAAGATTACCAAAATTTATTCCTCGTCTGGGCCTGTGACATTGTAATAAAGTTAGGCATTGTTTGGTACACGGGATAAGGGtgagattgataaataatccttcTTATCCCACGtttggtatttttttaaaaagcccATTATAATATCATGGGTccttgataaataaattttgagaaaGATAAAACATCCTTTGTAAgaggtgtgataattttaatgtaatgataaaatacattacaaatgacttaattaccCCCAATTTATAAAAATCCAAAACCCTATCTTCTCTCATTTCATTTGTTTGCATCGATCAtttgtttaaataatttaaatgcatttaagttaatgttaaatgtttattaaatacatacatatatacaaatatatagatacatatatatacacacgcaaatatatatatatatatgtgtgtgtgtgtgtgtgtgtgtgtgtgtgtgtgtagcgTAATTTAAGAATTGAGATATGCAATTACAAGATCTTGATAACAATGAAATATAAGTTTCTGTGATagggttaattttgtcattataaTTCAATATATAAACTTAATAACTcttgttaaaatcataccaaacattcaACATATTATCTTATCATTATATTTATCCTTGATTTATCTTTATATCATATATCCTTTAGTTATGATATCCTATGTACCAAACTGTACTATTAGATATATTAATATCGGAT from the Primulina tabacum isolate GXHZ01 chromosome 8, ASM2559414v2, whole genome shotgun sequence genome contains:
- the LOC142553645 gene encoding LOB domain-containing protein 4-like encodes the protein MIHIEVNEMKDGSRKQGAACPCAACKLLRRRCGQDCVFAPYFPADEPHKFASVHKVFGASNVNKMLQELPEDQRGDAVSSMVYEANARIRDPVYGCVGAISSLQQQIDSLQTQLAFAQAEVVHMHMRQLSSPENASPSSGNTQSRRAARSLFNMDMVMDQTDMNDSIWP